From one Streptomyces sp. ICC1 genomic stretch:
- a CDS encoding DUF2283 domain-containing protein, with amino-acid sequence MADVRVTYDEGANAAYVYLTDPHVRTKSSRMYPCDPVQVGGMINLDFDEQGRLIGIEVLAASSKLPEYLLTSSERLDAEGA; translated from the coding sequence GTGGCTGACGTCAGAGTCACCTACGACGAGGGCGCGAACGCGGCCTACGTCTACCTCACCGATCCGCATGTTCGCACCAAGTCCTCGCGGATGTACCCCTGTGATCCGGTGCAGGTCGGCGGCATGATCAACCTTGACTTCGACGAGCAGGGGCGCCTCATCGGCATCGAGGTACTGGCGGCCAGCTCCAAGCTGCCCGAGTACCTGCTCACGTCATCCGAGCGTCTGGACGCGGAAGGTGCATGA
- a CDS encoding ISL3 family transposase has product MFSADTSGPVVVIEARTRSRVLVRCSGCGVLSDWTHSRYVRHLADAALGGRPVRIDLSVRRLYCENASCPKVTFAEQIPGLTVRYQRRTPLLQHLVESVGVVLAGRGGTRMLRVLNVRLSRCTVLAQLMRVPLPPLVTPRVLGVDDFALYGDTYGTLLVDATTRLPLTLWEGRDAEQLSRWLRTHPGVEIGCRDGSLTYRQGIADGAPDAVQVSDRFHLWQGLSRRVQEVTAAHRGCLPAALPAPEPAGPEPPSTETEPGQDTPAGRHAQRLFEAVHALTDAGRPYAAAARELAIDRRTVRKYARARTWQEVLRRAPRRPSTLDPYLDYLQQRWDEGEHSAKILHQELAGKGYLGHYQRVKMALAPLRRGLPLDEPRERPPSPREAARWIIATPVRHSPQTAERLRRLLDHCPELHRTHELIRQFAAMLDNRDATPLPTWLDHLTNSGLPPLAAIATALREDRHAVAQGITSPYNSGVNEGRITDVKLQKRIMAGRAGVPLLRHRVVLVAHLRRRYADQPTLTPG; this is encoded by the coding sequence GTGTTCTCGGCTGATACTTCCGGTCCTGTCGTGGTGATCGAGGCTCGTACCCGCTCTCGCGTTCTAGTGAGATGCAGCGGGTGCGGTGTCTTGAGCGACTGGACCCACAGCCGCTATGTCCGGCACCTCGCCGATGCGGCGCTCGGCGGCCGGCCGGTCCGGATCGACTTGTCCGTGCGCCGTCTGTACTGCGAGAACGCGTCCTGCCCGAAGGTGACCTTCGCCGAACAGATACCGGGTTTGACCGTCCGCTACCAGCGGCGAACGCCGCTGCTGCAGCACCTGGTCGAGTCGGTCGGTGTTGTGCTGGCGGGCCGGGGCGGGACCCGGATGCTGCGGGTCCTGAACGTCAGACTCTCGCGGTGCACCGTGCTCGCCCAGCTGATGCGGGTGCCGCTACCCCCACTGGTCACACCCCGGGTGCTGGGGGTGGACGACTTCGCGCTCTACGGCGACACCTACGGCACCCTCCTGGTCGACGCCACCACCCGACTCCCGCTCACGCTCTGGGAAGGCCGGGACGCCGAACAGCTCAGCCGATGGCTCCGGACGCATCCCGGAGTCGAGATCGGCTGCCGCGACGGCTCCCTCACCTACCGGCAGGGCATCGCCGACGGCGCCCCCGACGCCGTCCAGGTCAGCGACCGTTTTCACCTGTGGCAGGGCCTGTCCCGGCGCGTTCAGGAAGTCACCGCCGCCCACCGCGGCTGCCTGCCCGCCGCTCTCCCCGCCCCCGAACCGGCCGGTCCGGAGCCTCCTTCGACGGAGACGGAACCCGGGCAGGACACGCCCGCCGGCCGGCACGCTCAACGGCTTTTCGAGGCCGTCCACGCGCTCACTGATGCTGGCCGCCCCTATGCCGCCGCGGCCCGCGAACTCGCAATTGACCGCCGCACCGTCCGCAAATACGCCAGGGCCCGGACCTGGCAGGAGGTGCTGCGACGTGCTCCCCGCCGCCCGTCCACCTTGGACCCGTACCTCGACTACCTGCAACAACGCTGGGACGAGGGCGAACACAGCGCCAAAATCCTCCACCAAGAACTCGCTGGCAAGGGCTACCTGGGCCACTACCAACGCGTGAAAATGGCCCTGGCACCGCTGCGACGCGGCCTGCCCCTGGACGAGCCCCGCGAACGACCGCCCTCTCCACGCGAAGCCGCACGCTGGATCATCGCTACCCCGGTCCGGCACAGCCCCCAGACGGCGGAGCGCCTGCGGCGGCTCCTCGACCACTGCCCGGAACTTCACCGCACCCACGAACTGATCCGCCAGTTCGCCGCCATGCTCGACAACCGCGACGCCACACCACTGCCGACCTGGCTCGATCACCTCACCAACAGCGGACTTCCGCCCCTCGCCGCCATCGCAACCGCCCTACGCGAAGACCGACACGCGGTGGCCCAAGGGATCACCAGCCCCTACAACTCCGGAGTCAACGAGGGCCGCATCACCGACGTGAAGCTCCAGAAACGCATCATGGCAGGCCGCGCCGGCGTCCCACTCCTCCGTCACAGAGTCGTACTCGTCGCCCACCTACGCCGCCGCTACGCGGACCAGCCAACCCTCACCCCGGGATGA
- a CDS encoding glyoxalase — MADWSWLLEDLGYPLHQSWENGRSWRLGPTYLAFEQSPALTTARHDRCSPGLNHLAFHIESPDRVELLTAKARENGWMLLFPDRHPHAGGDHQHVAHLESRDGFEIELIAPHTA, encoded by the coding sequence ATCGCCGACTGGTCTTGGCTCCTCGAGGACCTCGGCTACCCCCTTCACCAGAGCTGGGAGAACGGCCGCAGCTGGCGACTCGGCCCCACCTACCTCGCCTTCGAGCAGTCCCCCGCCCTCACCACGGCCCGGCACGACCGGTGCTCGCCCGGCCTGAACCATCTCGCCTTCCACATCGAGAGCCCGGATCGAGTTGAGCTTCTGACCGCGAAGGCCCGCGAGAACGGCTGGATGCTCCTGTTCCCCGACCGCCATCCCCACGCCGGCGGCGACCATCAGCACGTCGCCCATCTCGAATCCCGCGACGGGTTCGAAATCGAACTCATCGCCCCGCACACGGCATAG